A window of the Bacillus sp. A301a_S52 genome harbors these coding sequences:
- the rpsD gene encoding 30S ribosomal protein S4, which produces MARYTGPSWKISRRLGISLSGTGKELQKRPYGPGQHGPNQRKKLTEYGLQLQEKQKLRHMYGMNERQFQRLFEQAGKQSGIHGENFMILLESRLDNLVYRLGLARTRRQARQLVNHGHITVDGGRVDIPSYRVAPGQTIGLREKSRNLDIVKAAVEVNDFTPAYVEFDADKLEGTFTRLPERSELPAEINEQLIVEWYSR; this is translated from the coding sequence ATGGCTCGATATACTGGACCAAGCTGGAAGATTTCCCGTCGACTTGGTATCTCATTAAGTGGAACTGGAAAAGAACTTCAAAAACGTCCTTATGGACCGGGACAACACGGCCCTAACCAACGTAAAAAATTAACGGAATACGGCCTTCAGCTTCAAGAAAAACAAAAACTTCGTCACATGTACGGCATGAACGAACGCCAATTCCAACGTCTTTTCGAACAAGCAGGTAAGCAGTCTGGTATTCACGGTGAAAACTTCATGATTTTACTTGAATCCCGTCTTGATAACCTTGTTTATCGTTTAGGACTTGCCCGCACACGTCGTCAAGCACGTCAATTAGTTAACCACGGCCATATCACTGTAGATGGTGGACGCGTAGATATTCCATCTTATCGTGTAGCACCTGGTCAAACAATCGGATTGCGTGAAAAATCACGTAATCTTGATATCGTCAAAGCAGCTGTTGAAGTTAACGACTTTACACCTGCTTACGTTGAATTTGATGCAGATAAGCTCGAAGGTACGTTCACTCGTTTACCTGAGCGTTCTGAGCTTCCAGCTGAAATTAACGAACAACTTATCGTTGAGTGGTACTCTCGTTAA
- a CDS encoding cellulase family glycosylhydrolase — MKKITTIFAVLLMTLALFSIGNTTAADDYSVVEEHGQLSISNGELVNERGEQVQLKGMSSHGLQWYGQFVNYESMKWLRDDWGITVFRAAMYTSSGGYIDDPSVKEKVKETVEAAIDLGIYVIIDWHILSDNDPNIYKEEAKDFFDEMSELYGDYPNVIYEIANEPNGSDVTWDNQIKPYAEEVIPVIRDNDPNNIVIVGTGTWSQDVHHAADNQLADPNVMYAFHFYAGTHGQNLRDQVDYALDQGAAIFVSEWGTSAATGDGGVFLDEAQVWIDFMDERNLSWANWSLTHKDESSAALMPGASPTGGWTEAELSPSGTFVREKIRESASIPPSDPTPPSDPGEPDPGEPDPTPPSDPGDYPAWDPNQIYTNEIVYHNGQLWQAKWWTQNQEPGDPYGPWEPLKSDPDSGEPDPTPPSDPGDYPAWDPNTIYIDEIVYHNGQLWQAKWWTQNQEPGDPYGPWEPLN; from the coding sequence ATGAAAAAGATAACTACTATTTTTGCCGTATTGCTCATGACATTGGCGTTGTTCAGTATAGGAAACACGACAGCGGCTGATGATTATTCAGTTGTAGAGGAGCATGGGCAACTAAGTATTAGTAACGGTGAATTAGTCAATGAACGAGGCGAACAAGTTCAGTTAAAAGGGATGAGTTCCCATGGTTTGCAATGGTACGGTCAATTTGTAAACTATGAAAGCATGAAATGGCTAAGAGATGATTGGGGAATAACTGTATTCCGAGCAGCAATGTATACATCTTCAGGAGGATATATTGACGATCCATCAGTAAAGGAAAAAGTAAAAGAGACTGTTGAGGCTGCGATAGACCTTGGCATATATGTGATCATTGATTGGCATATCCTTTCAGACAATGACCCGAATATATATAAAGAAGAAGCGAAAGATTTCTTTGATGAAATGTCAGAGTTGTATGGAGACTATCCGAATGTGATATACGAAATTGCAAATGAACCGAATGGTAGTGATGTTACGTGGGACAATCAAATAAAACCGTATGCAGAAGAAGTGATTCCGGTTATTCGTGACAATGACCCTAATAACATTGTTATTGTAGGTACAGGTACATGGAGTCAGGACGTCCATCATGCAGCCGATAATCAGCTTGCAGATCCTAACGTCATGTATGCATTTCATTTTTATGCAGGAACACATGGACAAAATTTACGAGACCAAGTAGATTATGCATTAGATCAAGGAGCAGCGATATTTGTTAGTGAATGGGGAACAAGTGCAGCTACAGGTGATGGTGGTGTGTTTTTAGATGAAGCACAAGTGTGGATTGACTTTATGGATGAAAGAAATTTAAGCTGGGCCAACTGGTCTCTAACGCATAAAGATGAGTCATCTGCAGCGTTAATGCCAGGTGCAAGCCCAACTGGTGGTTGGACAGAGGCTGAACTATCTCCATCTGGTACATTTGTGAGGGAAAAAATAAGAGAATCAGCATCTATTCCGCCAAGCGATCCAACGCCGCCATCTGATCCAGGAGAACCAGATCCAGGAGAACCGGATCCAACGCCCCCAAGTGATCCAGGAGATTATCCAGCATGGGATCCAAATCAAATTTACACAAATGAAATTGTGTATCATAACGGTCAGTTATGGCAAGCGAAATGGTGGACACAAAATCAAGAGCCAGGTGACCCATACGGTCCGTGGGAACCACTCAAATCTGATCCAGATTCAGGAGAACCGGATCCAACGCCCCCAAGTGATCCAGGAGATTATCCGGCATGGGATCCAAATACAATTTATATAGATGAAATTGTGTACCATAACGGCCAGCTATGGCAAGCAAAATGGTGGACACAAAATCAAGAGCCAGGTGACCCGTACGGTCCGTGGGAACCACTCAATTAA
- a CDS encoding YolD-like family protein, with translation MKKHEDLFLRRGNLMWEGSRMMLPEHIQALREYDREKAEDPKPHLTEDELTDMGHIAFDSMRYTLEVKLTHWHEGYYTDVIGIIDKIDTQLKQVKINDKWIKINLIKVIERL, from the coding sequence ATGAAAAAACACGAGGACTTATTTTTACGAAGAGGGAATTTAATGTGGGAAGGGAGCCGAATGATGTTGCCGGAACACATTCAAGCTTTAAGGGAGTACGATCGTGAAAAAGCCGAGGATCCTAAACCTCATTTAACTGAGGATGAACTAACGGACATGGGCCACATCGCCTTTGACTCCATGAGATATACATTAGAAGTTAAACTAACACACTGGCATGAAGGCTATTATACGGATGTAATCGGGATTATTGATAAAATAGATACACAGCTTAAACAGGTTAAAATTAATGATAAGTGGATAAAAATTAACTTGATTAAAGTGATCGAGAGGCTATAA
- a CDS encoding DUF1906 domain-containing protein, whose product MRNLYWGVDSATDVDQALYACVVANFGQPDFWGRYLTTVPNVNEGLTREEIAFLQGVGIKLMPIYNDFSEALGYTQGRVAARNAIFHAQRLGITGDIFIFANLENFFNIDADWLIGWADAFVDSSFRPGYYNDPIEGDFNEAFCEAQEQSENVRFQTVLWSAEPEPGVTTKANTPVYNPEAPECGGNVWAWQYGRDAAACPIDTVLMEERLFNTLF is encoded by the coding sequence ATGAGAAATCTTTACTGGGGGGTGGACTCTGCCACAGATGTTGATCAAGCATTGTACGCGTGTGTAGTAGCTAATTTTGGCCAGCCGGATTTTTGGGGCAGATATTTGACAACTGTTCCGAACGTCAATGAAGGGCTTACACGTGAGGAAATTGCATTTTTGCAAGGTGTGGGAATTAAATTGATGCCGATTTATAATGATTTTAGCGAAGCATTAGGCTATACACAAGGCAGGGTGGCAGCAAGGAACGCGATTTTTCACGCCCAAAGACTAGGAATAACCGGAGATATTTTTATTTTTGCCAACTTGGAAAATTTCTTTAATATCGATGCAGATTGGCTAATTGGCTGGGCAGATGCTTTTGTGGATAGCAGCTTCCGTCCGGGGTACTATAACGACCCGATCGAAGGGGATTTTAATGAAGCGTTTTGTGAGGCACAGGAACAAAGTGAAAATGTTAGGTTTCAAACAGTCTTGTGGAGTGCCGAACCTGAACCGGGCGTCACGACAAAAGCGAACACTCCTGTTTATAACCCAGAAGCTCCTGAGTGCGGGGGGAATGTGTGGGCCTGGCAATATGGCCGGGACGCCGCAGCTTGCCCGATAGATACCGTTCTTATGGAGGAACGGCTGTTTAATACTCTGTTTTAG
- a CDS encoding tyrosine--tRNA ligase, with translation MTTLLEDLTFRGLVNQMTDEEGLKELIDKESVKLYCGFDPTGDSLHIGHLLTILTLRRFQLAGHKPYPLVGGATGLIGDPSGKKAERTLNEQAVVEGYSDKIKTQLQRFLDFDGTNAATLVNNYDWIGSMTVIDFLRDVGKYFGLNYMLAKESVETRIETGISFTEFSYQILQSYDFYRLNKEEGVKLQIGGSDQWGNITAGLELIRRMSGEEEGERPKAFGFTIPLVTKADGTKFGKTEGGAIWLDPEKTSPYEFYQFLLNTDDQDVIKFLKYFTFLTREEIEALEIELKERPHERLPHRRLAEELTAFVHSEAAVKQAKRISEALFGGGDLKALTGEEVLQGFKDVPSYDMPEPEKSLVDLLVDAGISPSKRQAREDIKNGAVYINGDRCQDIDKQMGMDDKIDGQFTIIRRGKKKFYLIK, from the coding sequence ATGACAACATTACTTGAAGATTTAACGTTTCGTGGGCTTGTTAATCAAATGACAGATGAAGAAGGCTTGAAAGAACTGATAGACAAGGAATCAGTTAAGTTGTATTGTGGCTTTGATCCCACTGGTGACAGCCTTCACATCGGCCATCTATTGACGATTTTGACATTGAGACGTTTTCAGTTGGCAGGGCATAAACCGTATCCGTTAGTAGGTGGCGCCACTGGTTTAATCGGTGATCCTAGCGGAAAAAAAGCAGAACGGACATTAAATGAACAAGCAGTTGTGGAAGGCTACAGCGACAAAATAAAAACGCAGCTTCAACGTTTCCTTGACTTCGATGGCACGAACGCTGCGACACTTGTTAATAACTACGACTGGATTGGTTCCATGACAGTTATTGATTTCCTGAGAGATGTGGGTAAATATTTTGGACTAAATTATATGCTTGCTAAAGAATCTGTAGAGACACGAATCGAAACGGGTATATCTTTTACAGAATTCAGTTACCAGATATTACAATCTTATGACTTCTACCGTCTTAATAAAGAAGAAGGTGTGAAGTTACAAATTGGTGGTAGTGATCAGTGGGGGAATATTACCGCAGGGCTTGAATTAATCCGCCGTATGTCAGGTGAGGAAGAAGGGGAACGACCAAAAGCATTTGGTTTTACGATTCCACTTGTAACAAAGGCAGATGGTACGAAGTTTGGTAAAACTGAAGGAGGAGCGATTTGGCTCGATCCAGAGAAAACGTCTCCGTACGAATTTTATCAATTTTTGTTAAATACAGATGACCAAGACGTTATTAAATTCCTGAAGTACTTTACATTTTTAACCCGTGAAGAAATTGAGGCATTGGAGATCGAATTAAAAGAGCGGCCGCATGAGCGGCTTCCGCATCGCCGTTTAGCTGAAGAGTTAACAGCTTTTGTGCATAGTGAAGCAGCTGTTAAACAGGCAAAGCGCATTAGTGAGGCACTATTTGGTGGCGGTGATTTAAAGGCGTTAACGGGTGAAGAAGTGCTGCAAGGTTTTAAGGATGTACCTTCTTATGATATGCCAGAACCTGAAAAAAGTCTGGTTGATTTGCTAGTCGATGCAGGGATTTCACCATCTAAACGTCAAGCACGTGAAGATATTAAGAATGGTGCCGTTTATATTAATGGTGATCGTTGCCAAGATATAGATAAGCAGATGGGGATGGATGATAAAATTGATGGTCAATTTACGATCATTCGTCGCGGAAAGAAGAAGTTTTATCTTATAAAATAA
- a CDS encoding penicillin-binding protein, whose protein sequence is MSDQRFSVKAFLKRKEPQSVIKGVRVTSKVFWNLFLIFSTLALISLFFIGGAAAGYFASLVQDEPIRSFEDIQNDIYDYEEATEIYFANDVYLGDLPSPLERREVNLEDISQHLIDAVIATEDEYFYEHEGIVPKALFRAVYQDFSNADTQTGGSTLTQQLIKNQVLTSDVTHDRKALEILLAIRTENFFEKDEILEAYLNVVPFGRNANGRQVAGAQSAAQGLFGVDASELNVAQSAFIAGLPQSPFAYTPFTSQGEVKEDFEAGLNRMTTVLNRMHSGGYITDEELEEALAYNIRENLTEARASSLEAYPFVTDEVQRRARPILAEVLMEQDGVDLDEIDDEAQRDLMISRYTEEAERALQREGYKIHTTINKDIYDAQQEVIENFSYFAPSRTEIVTDEDGEEVEITRPEEPGSVLIDNSTGAIISFVGGRDYETQNYNHATQAIRHTGSTMKPLLTYAVGFETGVLQPGFITPDTPYTYRANNDNVTNFDNSHRGLMTAREALALSRNVPAVREFAKVDHSIAREALINYGFERFMQEDEPYESTALGTIGMTIEANTSAYSTFGNSGVRQESYMIERIETSDGEVIFEHESEEIDILSPQTNYLMIDMMRDVVSSGGTASQLPSYLNFNSDLYGKTGTSQEIKDSWFVGGNPNITQSIWLGFGDAEPIPQESHGMRYNQRTQMLWAALANAAYEVEPDLIAPSERFEQPDGIVSQSICGISGKLPSDLCREAGFVTTDLFNAKYVPTEEDDSLSRVQYVRVNDDMYKALESTPTEFTKAGVAIKEEYFDFADGDISEYIPDGWDNLVPDKEAPDNGKTPDALRSVSTSGNSISWSTHHEGDVIGYRVYYSSDGSNFSKVDSVRWDESYSYSGSSGYYYVTAVDVAGRESSAGDDVSIGNPDDDEDDDSSNDDGNDDESNSDENDNDDNSNNDGNNSNNNNNNATREDEDDNENESNDNNNTDDSNNNENDNETDNNESNNTNTSN, encoded by the coding sequence ATGAGTGATCAAAGGTTTTCTGTTAAAGCGTTTTTAAAACGGAAAGAACCTCAATCTGTCATAAAAGGGGTCCGTGTTACCTCGAAGGTTTTTTGGAATTTATTTTTGATTTTTTCCACACTTGCCCTTATCTCTCTTTTCTTTATTGGAGGGGCTGCAGCCGGTTATTTTGCATCACTTGTACAAGATGAACCGATTCGCAGTTTTGAAGACATTCAAAATGATATTTATGACTATGAGGAAGCGACCGAAATATATTTTGCAAACGACGTATATTTAGGGGATTTACCAAGTCCTTTAGAACGAAGAGAAGTAAATTTAGAGGATATTTCTCAACATTTAATTGATGCGGTGATTGCCACTGAGGATGAATACTTCTATGAACACGAAGGCATTGTGCCTAAAGCGTTATTTAGAGCCGTTTATCAAGACTTCTCTAATGCTGATACTCAAACTGGTGGGAGTACTTTAACGCAGCAATTAATTAAAAATCAAGTTTTAACAAGCGACGTGACACACGATCGGAAAGCTCTTGAAATACTCTTAGCGATTAGAACAGAAAATTTCTTTGAAAAAGACGAGATTCTGGAAGCGTATTTAAATGTCGTCCCTTTCGGTAGGAATGCCAATGGGAGGCAAGTAGCTGGCGCGCAATCAGCAGCCCAGGGCCTCTTTGGTGTTGATGCCTCTGAATTAAATGTTGCGCAATCGGCCTTTATTGCCGGATTGCCACAAAGTCCATTTGCTTATACACCTTTTACCTCTCAAGGAGAGGTGAAAGAGGACTTTGAAGCAGGACTAAATCGAATGACTACTGTGTTAAATCGTATGCACAGTGGCGGTTATATTACTGATGAAGAACTAGAAGAAGCGCTTGCTTATAATATTCGAGAAAATTTAACAGAAGCTCGTGCTAGTAGTCTTGAGGCATATCCGTTTGTAACCGATGAAGTCCAAAGACGAGCAAGGCCAATTTTAGCTGAAGTGTTAATGGAACAAGATGGTGTTGACCTCGATGAAATTGATGATGAGGCTCAACGAGATCTCATGATAAGTCGATATACTGAAGAAGCTGAGCGAGCCCTTCAACGAGAAGGCTATAAAATTCACACGACGATCAACAAAGATATTTATGACGCACAACAAGAGGTTATCGAAAACTTTAGCTACTTCGCTCCAAGTAGAACAGAAATCGTCACTGACGAAGATGGTGAAGAAGTTGAAATTACACGCCCTGAAGAGCCTGGGTCTGTTTTAATTGATAATTCTACCGGTGCTATTATTAGCTTTGTTGGCGGCCGTGATTATGAAACGCAAAATTATAATCATGCGACACAAGCAATACGCCATACAGGTTCCACGATGAAACCATTACTGACGTATGCTGTCGGCTTTGAAACAGGGGTATTACAGCCAGGCTTTATTACCCCTGATACGCCATATACTTATAGGGCAAATAATGACAACGTCACTAACTTTGATAATTCCCATAGAGGCTTAATGACAGCACGTGAGGCACTCGCTTTATCACGTAACGTCCCTGCTGTAAGGGAGTTTGCAAAAGTAGATCATAGTATCGCGCGTGAAGCCCTTATTAACTATGGATTTGAGCGCTTTATGCAGGAAGATGAGCCTTATGAATCTACTGCTCTTGGAACGATCGGCATGACCATTGAAGCAAATACGAGTGCCTATTCTACTTTCGGTAACAGTGGCGTTCGACAAGAATCTTATATGATTGAACGCATCGAAACATCTGATGGCGAAGTGATATTTGAACATGAGTCTGAAGAAATTGATATCCTCTCCCCTCAGACAAATTATTTGATGATTGATATGATGCGTGATGTAGTGTCAAGCGGTGGGACAGCTTCACAATTACCGAGCTACCTTAACTTTAATTCAGATCTGTACGGAAAAACAGGGACGAGTCAAGAAATTAAAGACTCTTGGTTCGTTGGTGGAAATCCAAATATTACTCAAAGTATTTGGCTCGGTTTTGGTGATGCTGAGCCAATACCACAGGAATCACATGGCATGCGGTATAACCAGCGCACCCAAATGTTATGGGCCGCTTTGGCAAATGCAGCTTATGAGGTAGAACCTGACTTAATAGCGCCTTCAGAGCGGTTTGAGCAACCTGATGGGATCGTCAGTCAATCCATTTGTGGCATTTCCGGTAAACTCCCATCTGATTTATGTCGGGAAGCTGGTTTTGTCACAACCGACTTATTTAATGCAAAATATGTCCCAACAGAAGAAGACGACAGTTTATCCCGTGTACAATATGTGCGTGTCAATGATGACATGTACAAAGCCCTTGAATCAACACCGACTGAATTTACGAAAGCAGGGGTAGCCATTAAAGAAGAATACTTTGACTTCGCAGATGGGGATATATCCGAATACATTCCAGATGGATGGGATAACCTTGTGCCCGATAAAGAGGCACCTGATAATGGGAAAACACCCGATGCTTTACGATCAGTCTCCACATCAGGAAATAGTATCTCTTGGAGTACACATCATGAAGGAGATGTGATCGGCTATCGCGTCTACTACTCTTCAGATGGTTCCAACTTTAGTAAAGTTGATAGTGTTCGTTGGGATGAGAGCTATAGCTATTCAGGGAGTTCAGGCTACTATTACGTCACAGCTGTAGATGTAGCTGGAAGAGAATCATCAGCTGGTGATGATGTATCTATCGGCAATCCTGATGACGATGAAGATGATGACTCATCAAATGATGACGGAAATGACGATGAATCTAACTCAGATGAAAATGATAATGACGACAACTCAAACAATGATGGCAATAACTCTAATAATAATAACAACAACGCTACTCGTGAAGACGAGGATGATAACGAGAACGAATCAAATGACAATAACAACACAGATGATTCGAATAATAATGAGAATGATAACGAAACAGATAATAATGAATCAAACAACACGAATACGTCTAATTAA
- a CDS encoding GNAT family N-acetyltransferase, which yields MKHRKTCKSLRLKSKDNHQFIIEGPIPKHTLEECELDSKLTAFRPSDQQKKALLKVADLDESRIIVARDGHLIIGYAIFLYPDPLERWSEIELDNLLELGAIEVSGDYRGHQIAKHLLKVAMMDEAMEDYIIITTEYYWHWDLRGTGLSIWEYRDVMEKVMKTGGLEWYATDDPEICSHPANCLMARIGKRVTPDAVHEFNRVRFKHKYML from the coding sequence GTGAAGCACCGAAAAACCTGTAAGTCACTTCGACTGAAATCAAAAGACAATCATCAATTCATCATCGAAGGCCCTATTCCAAAACATACCCTTGAAGAATGTGAATTAGATTCAAAACTGACAGCATTTCGTCCATCTGACCAACAAAAGAAAGCGCTTTTAAAAGTAGCTGATTTGGATGAAAGCCGAATTATCGTAGCAAGGGATGGCCATTTAATTATCGGCTATGCTATTTTCTTATATCCAGATCCATTAGAGAGATGGTCAGAAATTGAGCTAGATAATTTATTAGAATTAGGTGCAATTGAGGTGTCGGGTGATTACCGTGGTCATCAAATTGCGAAACACCTTTTAAAAGTAGCGATGATGGATGAAGCGATGGAAGACTATATTATTATCACCACTGAATACTACTGGCATTGGGATTTAAGAGGTACAGGATTATCTATTTGGGAATATCGTGATGTTATGGAAAAAGTCATGAAGACCGGGGGCTTAGAATGGTATGCCACTGATGATCCAGAAATTTGCTCCCACCCAGCAAACTGTTTAATGGCTCGCATCGGTAAACGTGTCACTCCCGACGCGGTTCATGAGTTTAACCGAGTTCGCTTTAAACACAAATATATGTTGTAA
- a CDS encoding CBS domain-containing protein has translation MHVRDIMVTKVIVAPPEMSLSEALKLMLLHRIRHLPIVDKHNHLVGIISDRDLSDAIPSIFDSKPKEDVMSLPVSKVMVENVITALPDDFVEEAAHIMTEQQISCLPVEENGSLIGIITETDLLNILVRLTGADLPTSRLEIDVPNETGQLSNVSDVIKRHKINIHSVLVYPSFSNSERQTLVFRIQCMDMRGLIAALKEKHYKIVWPQDVGMTQ, from the coding sequence ATGCATGTGCGAGATATTATGGTGACGAAAGTGATAGTTGCCCCACCTGAGATGTCACTTTCGGAAGCTTTAAAATTAATGCTCCTCCACCGAATTCGTCATTTACCTATCGTAGACAAACACAATCATTTAGTCGGAATTATTTCAGATCGAGATTTAAGTGATGCTATTCCTTCCATTTTTGACAGCAAACCTAAAGAAGATGTCATGTCTCTCCCTGTATCAAAGGTGATGGTTGAAAATGTGATAACAGCCCTTCCTGATGATTTCGTGGAAGAAGCGGCCCACATAATGACAGAGCAACAAATTAGCTGCTTACCAGTCGAAGAAAATGGGAGTCTTATCGGAATTATTACGGAAACGGATTTACTCAATATATTAGTCAGATTAACGGGGGCTGACCTACCTACATCTCGTCTAGAAATTGATGTTCCAAATGAAACTGGTCAATTATCTAATGTAAGCGATGTCATAAAGCGACATAAAATTAATATTCATAGTGTCCTTGTATATCCTTCGTTTTCAAATTCTGAAAGACAAACGCTCGTTTTCCGTATTCAATGTATGGATATGCGAGGATTAATAGCTGCGTTAAAAGAGAAGCATTACAAGATTGTTTGGCCGCAAGATGTGGGGATGACACAATGA